The genomic region ATCGGCTCCATTGTATCATTTTCAGGTTGAAGCCTTATATGATTATTTTCTTTATAAAACCTTTTTATAGTTGCCTCATTTTCTATTAAGGCTACAACAATGTCTCCATTTTCAGCAGTTTGATTTCTTTCAATTATTGCATAGTCACCATTATGAATTCCTGCATTTATCATGCTGTCTCCAGTAACTCTTAACATAAACAATTCGTTATTATGCTTAATATAATCTAATGGAATAGGGAAGGTATCCTCTATATTTTCCGTAGCTAAAATCGGGATTCCTGCTGTTACTCTTCCAACCAAAGGCACGTTTAACATTTCTTTTTTATTAATTGTATTTTCCATTATTTCTAACGCTCTAGGTTTAGTTGGATCTCGTTTAATTAACCCTTTTTTCTCAAGTCTTCTTAAATGACCATGAACTGTAGAAGTGGATTTTAGATTAACAGCTTCACATATTTCTCTTACGGAAGGTGGATAACCTTTAGCTTCGGTAAATATTTTTAAAAATTCATAAATTTCTAATTGTTTATCTTTGAGTTCATCCATTATTAACACCTCGCTTTAACAATATTATATCATACAATAATGTTAATATCAAACTTACGTTCTATTTAGATAAGACTTACTATAAAATATATCAATTGATATAGTAAATATGATTTGATATAATATAGTTTATGTATAAATATCATACTATATAGGTGGTGTTAATTATGAACTTTAACAAATATACCGAAGACGATTATTGCGATATATATTCAAACAGAATATGTGATAACTGCGGTGATTGTTTAAAAGAATACGGCATAGATTTAAGAGCTATTAAAATTGAAGATATAGCTAAAACGGTTGAAGAAAATGAATTCTTAGAAAATGAATATAAAAAAGCGTTAGAAGCATCTGAGGAAGAAATTGAAAACCTTGAAGATAATACTGAAGCTTTTATCGACGATAGTTATACTTTCATTGAAGAAGGTTATAATGATGAGTACAACGACGAATACATTGATGCATTTGAAAATGTAGAATATATTGATGATTTAAATATCTTTACAGAAGGAGATTTTGAGGAATTAACAGAAGAAATATATCCTGGATTTAGAAAATACAAAGGCTAAGTCTAAACAATAATCTAAAAAGGTCTGCTAATTGCGGACCTTTTTTATAATTTTGATAACGGGTTAGATTTTACTGCATCTCTTAAGATTTCATCATCTACGTGAGTATATATTTGAGTTGTAGAAATATTTTCGTGTCCTAAAATACTTTGCAGACTTCTTATATCAACATTTCCATGCTTGTACATAAGGGTAGCAGCAGTATGCCTTAATTTGTGAGGAGTATATTTATTGTAATCAAACCCAGCCTTTTGAATATACTTTTTCACTAATAATTCTACAGTTCTTTTATTTATTGGTTGATAACGAGAGGAGAGTAGCAGGAATTCTTTTGCATCTCCTTTACATTTTGAAGTATCTCTAACCTTCATATAATTATTTATTGCTTTAAGGCAAGCTTCATTTAAATATACAGTTCTTTCTTTATTACCTTTTCCTATAATCGTTAACGTATCTCCCTTAATTTTATTTATTTTAATATTACAAAGTTCTGATAAACGCATTCCACAATTTAAAAATAAAGTTAAAATGCAATAATCTCTATAATAATTTTTATCTGTTGTATCTAAACTGTTAAGAAGTTTTAAACTTTCATCAAGAGTTAAATATATAGGATTTCTTTTATTTATCTTTGGTGCCTCAAGCTCTAAGGCCGGATTATAATCTATAATTTTAGCCTTGTTTTGCAAGAATTTAAAATAAGCCCTTAAAGTAGCAACTTTTCTAGCTCTAGCATGATAGCCGTTATCTCTTTGTTTTTCTGCATAAGATAAAAAGGCGTATAAATCTGTAAGTTTTATATTTCTAACGAAATCATTATCAATATCCTTAATATTAATTTCTTCAAATTCTATATTATCATTTTGAACTAAGCCTTTATATACTTTCAAAAATCTAAAAAATAAACTTAAATCTATTTCATAACCGCTAATAGTATTTATAGATTTTCCTTTTATCGTTTCTAAATAATTCAAAAAATCGATTGCGCTTTCTGGTAAATTTTTAATTTCAAATTGTTGAATACCATACATATTTAAAGAATTGTTTTTATTTAAATTTATTTTTTCAACAGAATTGATTTCTATTTTTGTATTATTTTTCTTAGCAAGTTTTTTAGCTTTTTTTATACTTCGGTTAAGCCCCAAATCTTTTAACCATATCTGAACATTCCTTACCCCTGTATTATATATTTCAGCAATCTTAGCAGTAGGCAACTTATGAACAACAGTTAACTTAAATAAATCCTCAATAATAGGCTCATAAACCTTCTTTGTTTCAAGTTTTTTATATTCTTCATAAACCTTATCTAATTTATTTCTTTCTTTAACTGACAAATTCACTTGTAAAAGCGACATTATTTCATCTTGATAGAGATAATTTTTATATTTATTATTTTTCGTATTTAAATTCATAATTTTTTTCACCCCCAAAATCGCTCTGAAGCCTTGATTTTATTATATCATACAGAAATTCTTTTTGCAACATAACGAATTTCACTAAATGTATATTTAGCGAAATAAATATAAATATTTTAGGTAACGAATAACTAAAATTTTTAAAAACTATTACTATTACATTATACATCGTTCTTAAATTCTATATAATAAGACATAAATCATTATATATTTTAATTATTAACTCAAAAGCTAATTATTTTAAGTTATTTTATCTAATATTGTATTTATTAAAACTATTATAAAAATATATTGGATTTTTTGCTATAAATCTTTTATGAATATTTATGTTCACATTTTTATCCACCAGTGTTATCATTTATCATTTTATCAATATATCAAATTTTTTTAAATTAAACATAGTTTTAAATATCCTTATATATTTTGAATTTAATTTTACTTCAAATGATTGCTTATTAATTTATATAATAAATATTATGTAAAGTCATAACCATAATATATATTATGTAAACTAGGCTATTAAATCATCTTTATAAGATTTAATCAAAAAACCTAAACCAAATGATAAAAAATATCACTAGGCTTAGGTTTATAACTAACTTATTTTAAA from Clostridium isatidis harbors:
- a CDS encoding tyrosine recombinase XerC — protein: MYGIQQFEIKNLPESAIDFLNYLETIKGKSINTISGYEIDLSLFFRFLKVYKGLVQNDNIEFEEINIKDIDNDFVRNIKLTDLYAFLSYAEKQRDNGYHARARKVATLRAYFKFLQNKAKIIDYNPALELEAPKINKRNPIYLTLDESLKLLNSLDTTDKNYYRDYCILTLFLNCGMRLSELCNIKINKIKGDTLTIIGKGNKERTVYLNEACLKAINNYMKVRDTSKCKGDAKEFLLLSSRYQPINKRTVELLVKKYIQKAGFDYNKYTPHKLRHTAATLMYKHGNVDIRSLQSILGHENISTTQIYTHVDDEILRDAVKSNPLSKL
- the lexA gene encoding transcriptional repressor LexA, whose product is MDELKDKQLEIYEFLKIFTEAKGYPPSVREICEAVNLKSTSTVHGHLRRLEKKGLIKRDPTKPRALEIMENTINKKEMLNVPLVGRVTAGIPILATENIEDTFPIPLDYIKHNNELFMLRVTGDSMINAGIHNGDYAIIERNQTAENGDIVVALIENEATIKRFYKENNHIRLQPENDTMEPIIVKDCSILGKLVGLYRAY